From the genome of Clostridia bacterium, one region includes:
- the argS gene encoding arginine--tRNA ligase has product MIKQVRTQIIDVIEDSLYKAREKGAIEFERLPQIIVEVPNDKTHGDFSSNIAMQIVKQVRKPPAYIAKAIIENIDTQGTYIDRVESAGPGFINFYLNNDWLYDVLRVIYDRGNDYGRVNIGKGKKVMVEFVSANPTGPMHMGNARGAALGDSLASVLDAAGYDVTREFYINDAGNQIEKFGESLEARYLELLGREGHIPEGGYQGQDITQHMKEFIDLHGDKYLDVDPKDRKKVFVEYALKKNIDKIKSDLKKFGVEFDIWFSERTLHEGGEIDNTIEHLKNSGYTCSKEEALWFQASKFGVEKDEVLVRNNGLPTYFAADIAYHRNKFLVRNFDTVIDIWGADHHGHVARMKGAMQALGIQPDRLQVIIMQLVRLLKNGEVARMSKRKGQAVTLSDLIEEVGKDAARFFFNMRSAGSHLDFDLDLAVKQSNENPVFYVQYAYARICSIIRQIEQEGVDMPCICQVNMHRLGEPEELELMRKLADYPEEITIAANSLEPSRITRYMLDLASIFHTFYNSCRVRVEDQELMHARLALIRCTQIVIKNILDLLKITAPQKM; this is encoded by the coding sequence ATGATAAAGCAAGTAAGAACACAGATAATTGATGTAATAGAAGACTCACTATATAAAGCAAGGGAAAAAGGAGCGATTGAATTTGAAAGATTGCCCCAGATAATAGTTGAAGTTCCAAACGATAAGACCCATGGAGATTTTTCATCCAATATTGCAATGCAGATTGTAAAGCAGGTGCGAAAGCCTCCTGCATACATAGCCAAAGCCATTATTGAGAATATCGATACACAGGGGACTTATATAGATAGAGTAGAAAGTGCCGGTCCGGGATTTATCAATTTTTATTTAAATAATGATTGGCTGTATGATGTGCTACGTGTCATATATGACCGAGGTAATGATTACGGCAGGGTAAATATAGGCAAAGGCAAAAAGGTGATGGTGGAATTTGTCAGCGCCAACCCCACAGGACCTATGCACATGGGTAACGCTAGAGGTGCAGCATTAGGGGATTCTCTTGCCAGCGTTTTAGATGCAGCTGGATATGATGTCACTAGAGAATTCTATATAAATGATGCAGGCAATCAGATAGAAAAATTTGGAGAGTCATTGGAAGCTAGGTATTTAGAGCTGTTGGGCAGAGAAGGCCATATTCCCGAGGGAGGTTATCAAGGCCAAGATATAACCCAGCATATGAAAGAATTTATAGATTTACATGGCGATAAATATTTGGATGTGGACCCAAAGGATAGAAAAAAAGTTTTTGTGGAATATGCCCTTAAAAAGAATATTGATAAGATAAAATCTGACCTAAAAAAGTTTGGTGTTGAATTTGATATATGGTTTTCTGAACGTACGTTACATGAAGGTGGAGAGATAGACAACACTATAGAACATCTTAAAAATAGCGGATATACATGCAGTAAAGAGGAGGCATTATGGTTCCAGGCATCTAAATTTGGAGTAGAAAAGGATGAGGTGTTGGTCAGGAATAATGGGTTACCTACATATTTTGCAGCTGATATTGCATATCATCGGAACAAATTTTTAGTGAGAAATTTCGATACGGTAATAGACATTTGGGGTGCTGATCACCACGGTCATGTAGCCAGAATGAAAGGTGCTATGCAGGCTTTGGGAATCCAACCTGATAGGCTCCAGGTAATTATAATGCAGCTAGTGAGGTTGCTTAAAAATGGAGAAGTAGCTAGGATGTCTAAAAGAAAGGGGCAAGCAGTTACCCTTTCTGACCTGATAGAGGAAGTGGGTAAAGATGCAGCCAGGTTTTTCTTTAACATGAGATCCGCCGGTAGCCACCTTGATTTTGATCTGGACTTAGCAGTTAAACAAAGCAATGAAAATCCTGTATTCTATGTTCAATATGCATATGCTAGAATTTGTAGCATAATAAGACAGATAGAGCAAGAAGGGGTGGATATGCCTTGTATATGCCAAGTGAATATGCATAGGCTAGGGGAGCCGGAGGAGCTGGAGTTGATGAGAAAGCTTGCGGATTATCCTGAAGAGATAACAATAGCTGCTAATTCCCTAGAACCTAGCAGAATAACCAGGTATATGTTGGATTTGGCATCGATTTTCCATACTTTTTATAACAGCTGCAGGGTTAGAGTAGAAGACCAAGAGCTGATGCATGCAAGACTTGCTTTGATAAGATGTACTCAGATTGTAATAAAAAATATTTTAGACTTGCTCAAAATTACTGCCCCTCAAAAAATGTAA
- a CDS encoding DUF1934 domain-containing protein — protein sequence MNKDVIVSIKGKQINLDKEEDIIELITEGKFYSKEGKYYIVYKESEISGMEGTTTTIKIEDDMVSLIRLGTNNSHLVFRKGTKYVNYYNTPYGDLHMEVFPTKVESYISDTEGSIDLRYHLDVGGSYAGENQIFVSFKEGKASDRKHDKASKNTDN from the coding sequence ATGAATAAAGACGTAATTGTATCTATAAAAGGAAAACAGATCAATCTAGATAAAGAGGAAGATATAATAGAACTCATAACAGAAGGGAAATTTTATTCAAAAGAAGGGAAGTATTATATAGTATACAAGGAATCTGAAATATCAGGTATGGAAGGTACCACTACTACTATAAAAATAGAGGATGATATGGTGTCGTTGATCAGGCTAGGTACAAATAACAGCCATTTAGTGTTTAGAAAAGGGACAAAGTATGTAAATTATTACAACACGCCATATGGTGACCTTCACATGGAAGTGTTTCCTACAAAAGTGGAATCTTATATATCAGATACCGAAGGTAGTATTGATTTGAGATATCATCTAGATGTAGGCGGGAGTTATGCAGGAGAAAACCAAATATTTGTAAGTTTCAAGGAGGGCAAAGCAAGTGACAGAAAACATGATAAAGCAAGTAAGAACACAGATAATTGA